A DNA window from Pseudomonas sp. GD03919 contains the following coding sequences:
- a CDS encoding glutathione peroxidase — MSNALFDIPVTTIKGEQKTLADFGGKAVLVVNTASKCGFTPQYKGLENVWQQYKDKGLVVLGFPCNQFGKQEPGDEGAISEFCELNFGVSFPLFKKVDVNGADAHPLFVQLKKRAPGLLGSQGIKWNFTKFLIGENGQVVKRFAPTTKPEELSSEIEALLK; from the coding sequence ATGAGCAACGCACTTTTCGATATTCCGGTCACCACCATCAAGGGTGAGCAGAAGACCCTGGCCGACTTCGGCGGCAAGGCTGTGCTGGTGGTCAATACCGCCAGCAAATGTGGCTTCACCCCGCAGTACAAGGGGCTGGAGAATGTCTGGCAGCAATACAAGGACAAGGGGCTGGTCGTGCTCGGCTTCCCCTGCAATCAGTTCGGCAAGCAGGAGCCGGGTGACGAGGGCGCGATCTCCGAGTTCTGCGAGCTGAACTTCGGCGTCAGCTTCCCACTGTTCAAGAAGGTCGATGTCAATGGTGCAGACGCCCACCCGCTGTTCGTGCAGCTGAAAAAGCGCGCGCCGGGCCTGCTGGGCAGCCAGGGCATCAAATGGAACTTCACCAAGTTTCTGATTGGCGAAAACGGCCAGGTGGTCAAGCGCTTCGCCCCGACCACCAAGCCCGAAGAGCTAAGCAGCGAGATCGAAGCCCTGCTGAAATGA
- a CDS encoding MarR family winged helix-turn-helix transcriptional regulator has protein sequence MSAFDTAGLQLDNQLCFKLYAASRAVIRAYKPMLDALGLTYPQYLVMLVLWEWQEQAPGQPTLKALGQRLQLDSGTLTPLLKRLEQMGLVQRRRAQADEREVHLALSDAGRALQAQVLPLKAQLLCQFADQDLLEMEGLRRSLDRLLTRLSE, from the coding sequence ATGAGTGCGTTCGATACCGCCGGGCTGCAGTTGGATAACCAGCTGTGCTTCAAGCTCTACGCCGCCTCGCGCGCGGTGATCCGTGCCTACAAGCCGATGCTCGATGCCCTCGGTCTGACCTACCCGCAGTATCTGGTGATGCTGGTGCTGTGGGAGTGGCAGGAGCAGGCGCCCGGGCAGCCGACGCTCAAGGCGCTGGGGCAACGCCTGCAACTGGACTCGGGCACCCTGACGCCGCTGCTCAAGCGTCTGGAGCAGATGGGTCTGGTGCAGCGGCGCCGCGCGCAGGCTGACGAGCGTGAGGTCCATCTGGCGTTGAGCGATGCCGGCAGAGCGCTGCAGGCGCAAGTGTTGCCGCTGAAGGCACAGTTGCTGTGTCAGTTCGCGGATCAGGATCTGCTGGAAATGGAGGGGCTGCGGCGTAGTCTGGATCGCTTGCTGACGCGGCTCAGCGAGTAA
- a CDS encoding response regulator, with protein MDIPLTQRLSFKQAGLTVLVAFILGTLLSVTQVAVDYASEEASINREIRALLEISHNPAARIAYNIDAELAQELVLGLLRSPAVTRAELIDNNGLVLASVSRPRRESRYRVFSDSLFGAQRQFQDPLHVSHAPNEALGFLRLEVDTYAFGSHFLRRSLLTLLTGFARSLLLSLILLVLFYFMLTKPLTGVIRALSERNPQDPHHRPVPCPKGHERDEIGTLVEVTNRQLSSIAQEIAHRRNAEDRLTQYLSELENIVSARTAELKATNARLSQSNSELETARSMALNMAQARSAFLANMSHEIRTPLNGLLGMLALALDGPLSAEQRQQLGIAHDSGKVLVELLNDILDLSKFEAGQLELETIPFDLGALAEETASLLSQNAASAVELTCLIDPALPAQVLGDPTRVRQIVINLLSNALKFTRFGRVDLIVERNTDGICIRVRDTGIGIAEDAQARIFQPFAQAEIAITREYGGTGLGLALTRRLCEAMHGKLSLQSKEGFGSEFCAELPLPAHTPASTQPVLEGRIVALTPASSGLQQMLSQWLPTWGLSYQRLDTDASLLGVQADLLISDCPECLPGMRPAIGTAVLLVTAYGNFLPHEQAQRLMPLLQIARPLARNGLLQVLRHTLYSDDSALQGSTQKQPEREGTARVLLVEDNPVNQMVAKGILVKLGYQVQVAAHGAEALEMLEQEPIDLILMDCNMPVMDGYEASRRIRNNGRWLQLPIIALTANALPDDRERCRAAGMNDYLAKPFRREELAAMLDTWLPDEVTR; from the coding sequence ATGGATATTCCGCTCACCCAACGCCTGTCATTCAAACAGGCCGGCCTGACCGTGCTGGTGGCATTTATCCTTGGCACGCTGCTGAGCGTCACCCAGGTGGCCGTCGATTATGCCAGTGAAGAGGCCTCCATCAACCGCGAGATTCGTGCGCTGCTGGAAATCAGCCACAACCCCGCTGCGCGCATTGCCTACAACATCGACGCCGAACTGGCGCAGGAGTTGGTCCTCGGCCTGCTGCGCTCGCCAGCCGTAACCCGCGCCGAACTGATCGACAACAACGGTCTGGTGCTGGCCAGCGTCAGCCGCCCGCGCCGGGAAAGCCGCTACCGGGTCTTCAGCGACAGCCTGTTCGGGGCCCAGCGGCAGTTCCAAGACCCACTCCACGTCAGCCATGCCCCCAACGAAGCACTGGGCTTTCTACGCCTGGAAGTCGACACTTATGCCTTCGGCAGTCACTTTCTCAGACGTTCGCTGCTGACTCTGCTCACCGGTTTCGCGCGCAGCCTGCTGCTGTCGCTGATTCTGCTGGTGCTGTTCTATTTCATGCTGACCAAGCCCCTGACCGGGGTGATTCGCGCACTCAGCGAGCGCAACCCGCAAGACCCGCACCATCGCCCGGTGCCCTGCCCCAAGGGCCACGAGCGTGACGAGATCGGTACGCTGGTAGAGGTCACCAACCGCCAACTGTCGAGCATCGCCCAGGAGATCGCGCACAGGCGCAATGCCGAGGATCGCCTGACCCAGTACCTGAGTGAGCTGGAAAACATCGTCTCGGCGCGCACCGCCGAACTCAAGGCCACCAATGCCCGCCTCAGCCAGTCCAACAGCGAGCTGGAGACGGCACGCAGCATGGCCCTGAACATGGCGCAGGCACGTTCGGCCTTCCTCGCCAACATGAGCCATGAAATCCGCACGCCGCTCAATGGTCTGCTCGGCATGCTGGCACTGGCTCTGGATGGCCCGCTAAGCGCTGAACAACGCCAGCAACTGGGCATCGCCCATGACTCCGGCAAGGTGCTGGTGGAACTGCTCAACGACATTCTCGACCTGTCCAAATTCGAAGCCGGCCAGCTGGAGCTGGAGACGATTCCCTTCGACCTCGGCGCCCTGGCCGAGGAAACCGCCAGCCTGCTGTCGCAGAACGCCGCCAGCGCAGTAGAGCTGACCTGCCTGATCGACCCGGCACTGCCGGCACAGGTGCTGGGCGATCCGACGCGGGTGCGCCAGATCGTTATCAACCTGCTGTCCAATGCCCTCAAATTTACCCGTTTCGGCCGCGTCGACCTGATCGTCGAGCGCAACACGGATGGCATCTGCATCCGTGTGCGCGATACCGGCATCGGTATCGCCGAAGATGCCCAGGCACGCATTTTTCAGCCCTTTGCCCAAGCCGAAATCGCCATCACCCGTGAATATGGCGGCACCGGCCTTGGCCTGGCCCTGACAAGGCGCCTGTGCGAAGCCATGCACGGCAAGCTGAGCCTGCAATCGAAAGAAGGCTTTGGCAGCGAGTTTTGCGCCGAGCTGCCGTTACCCGCCCATACGCCTGCCAGTACACAGCCGGTGCTGGAGGGTCGCATCGTCGCACTGACCCCGGCCAGCAGCGGCCTGCAACAGATGCTCAGCCAATGGCTGCCAACCTGGGGACTGAGCTATCAGCGCCTGGATACCGATGCCAGTCTGCTCGGCGTGCAAGCCGACCTGCTGATCAGCGATTGCCCGGAATGCCTGCCGGGTATGCGTCCGGCGATAGGCACAGCCGTGCTGCTGGTCACTGCCTATGGCAACTTCCTGCCGCACGAACAGGCGCAGCGCCTCATGCCGCTGCTGCAAATCGCCCGCCCACTGGCACGCAACGGCTTGCTTCAGGTATTGCGGCACACGCTCTACAGCGACGACAGCGCCCTGCAGGGCAGTACCCAGAAACAGCCTGAACGGGAGGGCACTGCACGCGTGCTGCTGGTCGAAGACAACCCGGTCAACCAGATGGTCGCCAAGGGCATACTGGTCAAGCTCGGCTATCAGGTTCAGGTCGCAGCCCATGGCGCTGAAGCCCTGGAGATGCTGGAGCAGGAGCCCATCGACCTGATCCTGATGGACTGCAATATGCCAGTGATGGACGGCTATGAAGCCAGCCGCCGCATTCGCAACAACGGTCGCTGGCTACAACTGCCCATCATCGCCCTGACCGCCAATGCGCTGCCCGATGACCGCGAACGCTGCCGCGCCGCCGGCATGAACGACTATCTGGCCAAACCCTTCCGCCGTGAAGAACTGGCAGCCATGCTCGACACCTGGCTGCCTGACGAGGTTACTCGCTGA
- a CDS encoding ATP-binding protein, which yields MDSRLLDFLARAEQVLARLEPMLPAQRPQLDWNTCMAARWVRDGRSGYLRPLQVSLDLSLSDLLGVDAQREQLARNTRQFVMGLPANHALLWGARGTGKSSLVRALLAEHARAGLRLIEIERDHLAELPRVVELLAGLPQRFVLFCDDLSFEAGEGDYRVLKSVLDGSLEQATDNVLLYATSNRRHLVPEQQSDNENWTRVDGELHPNEAVEDKIALSDRFGLWLSFYPFSQEHFLIVVRHWIGVQARQVGLDWSWDEALEKAAIRWALGRGNRNGRCAYQFARHWVGLQLLEQQI from the coding sequence GTGGATTCGCGATTGCTGGACTTTCTGGCCCGTGCCGAACAGGTGCTGGCGCGTCTCGAGCCCATGCTGCCCGCGCAGCGTCCTCAGCTGGACTGGAACACCTGCATGGCCGCCCGCTGGGTGCGTGATGGTCGCAGTGGTTATCTGCGGCCTTTGCAGGTCAGCCTCGATCTGTCGCTGAGTGACTTGCTGGGGGTGGATGCTCAGCGCGAGCAACTGGCACGTAACACGCGGCAGTTCGTGATGGGGTTGCCGGCCAATCATGCCTTGCTCTGGGGCGCGCGCGGTACCGGCAAATCCTCGCTGGTGCGTGCCTTGCTGGCCGAGCATGCCAGGGCCGGTCTGCGCCTGATCGAGATCGAGCGTGATCATCTGGCTGAGCTGCCGCGTGTGGTGGAGCTGCTGGCCGGTTTACCACAGCGTTTCGTGCTGTTTTGCGATGACCTGTCGTTCGAAGCGGGCGAGGGCGACTACCGGGTGCTCAAGAGTGTGCTCGATGGCTCGCTGGAGCAGGCGACGGATAATGTGCTGCTGTACGCCACCTCAAACCGCCGCCATCTGGTGCCTGAGCAACAGAGTGATAACGAGAACTGGACGAGGGTCGACGGCGAACTGCACCCCAACGAGGCTGTTGAGGACAAGATCGCACTGTCCGACCGTTTTGGCCTGTGGCTGTCGTTCTATCCCTTCAGTCAGGAGCACTTCCTGATCGTCGTGCGCCACTGGATTGGCGTACAGGCGCGCCAGGTCGGGTTGGACTGGAGCTGGGACGAGGCCCTGGAAAAGGCCGCCATCCGCTGGGCGCTGGGGCGTGGTAACCGCAACGGCCGCTGCGCCTATCAATTTGCCCGCCATTGGGTCGGGCTGCAACTGCTGGAGCAACAGATATGA
- a CDS encoding GAF domain-containing protein — MIDLSQAGADLDGYPLLSAQLQALLSGERDFIANAAQFSAFLFHELPDLNWAGFYLVKDGELVLGPFQGKVACVRIPFGRGVCGAAAASLQTQRVEDVHAFPGHIACDSASNSELVVPLVKEGRLIGVLDLDSPSVGRFTEVDQTGIEALAAIFLAASDC; from the coding sequence ATGATTGACCTTTCCCAGGCCGGGGCTGACCTCGACGGCTATCCCCTGTTGAGCGCGCAACTGCAGGCGCTGCTCAGCGGTGAGCGTGACTTCATCGCCAATGCCGCGCAGTTTTCGGCCTTTCTGTTTCACGAGTTGCCTGACCTGAACTGGGCTGGCTTCTACCTGGTCAAGGACGGTGAACTGGTACTCGGCCCGTTCCAGGGCAAGGTGGCCTGCGTGCGCATTCCCTTTGGGCGTGGTGTCTGCGGCGCTGCCGCGGCGAGCTTGCAAACCCAGCGAGTCGAGGATGTGCATGCCTTCCCAGGGCACATTGCCTGCGACAGTGCATCGAACAGTGAGCTGGTGGTGCCTCTGGTCAAGGAAGGGCGGCTGATCGGCGTGCTGGATCTGGACAGCCCGTCGGTGGGGCGTTTCACCGAGGTGGATCAGACCGGTATCGAAGCGCTGGCAGCGATATTCCTGGCCGCCAGCGATTGCTGA
- a CDS encoding glutathione S-transferase family protein → MSLTVYGAPLSPFVRKLCLCLIEKGLDYELEVVMPFGQPDWFRELNPLGRIPAFRDGDLKLADSSVICQYLEERYPEHMQLYGDGAEQRAKVRWLEKYADYELAPLCTFTVFRNRVLKATMGQPCDEEKVQQTLKDKLPNHFDYFEATLGNAPYFLGEQLSMADLALASQLLNMEHGGETLDAGRWPNLLAHYERIKARASTQQLLPRELRTLEKIGAKR, encoded by the coding sequence ATGAGCCTGACCGTTTACGGAGCCCCCCTGTCTCCCTTCGTTCGCAAACTCTGCCTGTGCCTGATCGAAAAGGGCCTGGATTACGAGCTCGAGGTGGTCATGCCCTTCGGCCAGCCGGACTGGTTTCGCGAGCTCAATCCGCTAGGCCGGATTCCCGCCTTTCGCGATGGCGACCTGAAGCTGGCGGACTCCAGCGTCATCTGCCAGTACCTGGAAGAGCGCTACCCTGAGCACATGCAGCTATATGGCGACGGTGCGGAGCAACGCGCCAAGGTACGCTGGCTGGAAAAATACGCGGACTACGAGCTGGCGCCGCTGTGTACCTTCACCGTATTTCGCAACCGCGTGCTGAAAGCCACCATGGGTCAGCCATGCGATGAGGAAAAGGTGCAGCAGACGCTCAAGGACAAGCTGCCCAACCACTTCGACTATTTCGAGGCCACGTTGGGTAACGCGCCCTACTTCCTTGGCGAACAACTGTCCATGGCCGACCTGGCACTGGCCAGCCAGTTGCTCAACATGGAGCACGGTGGGGAAACCCTGGATGCCGGCCGCTGGCCGAACCTGCTGGCGCACTACGAGCGTATCAAGGCCCGCGCATCCACACAGCAACTGCTGCCGCGTGAACTGCGCACACTGGAGAAGATCGGCGCCAAGCGCTGA